In Patescibacteria group bacterium, a single window of DNA contains:
- a CDS encoding DoxX family protein: MEKYFNVAHRFGPLLARILIGGMFIMSGVQKIFAFEGTVFFTESVGMPYPAVAVVLAILFEVLGGLSILLGWKIQYGAIALILYTALASYYFHSNFADQIQMAFFIKNMAIIGGLLYMTAFGAGHFSLGKKEHMHQESMQSLPPQSPVV; encoded by the coding sequence ATGGAAAAATATTTTAATGTCGCCCACCGATTTGGGCCACTACTTGCTAGAATTTTAATTGGAGGAATGTTTATCATGTCCGGAGTCCAGAAAATTTTTGCATTTGAGGGGACTGTATTTTTTACAGAATCTGTTGGCATGCCTTATCCAGCTGTCGCAGTAGTGTTGGCAATTCTTTTTGAAGTTTTGGGTGGATTGTCGATTTTGCTTGGTTGGAAAATACAGTATGGAGCAATTGCTCTTATTCTTTACACTGCGCTGGCAAGCTACTACTTCCACAGTAATTTTGCTGACCAGATTCAGATGGCATTCTTTATTAAGAACATGGCTATTATAGGAGGACTTTTGTACATGACTGCCTTTGGCGCGGGACACTTTAGTCTTGGGAAAAAAGAGCATATGCACCAAGAGAGTATGCAATCCCTTCCCCCACAATCTCCGGTAGTGTAA